Proteins encoded together in one Bactrocera neohumeralis isolate Rockhampton chromosome 4, APGP_CSIRO_Bneo_wtdbg2-racon-allhic-juicebox.fasta_v2, whole genome shotgun sequence window:
- the LOC126756513 gene encoding putative nuclease HARBI1: MINPWWPPHTTERIGISLEKSLQITIWTLGNNCSFRDVSDRFGVAIGLAYKIFVKIIKMICRLKGDVIIFPKTAAEQKQISEEFSILRFNSFPFVLGCVDLTHVPISQPIKDEISYRNRKGTYSILAQAIVDSRMKFINVFIGCRGACHDASVWQMSSIRKAIINKEINIYSNYHFFGDGGYPLEKFIMVPYRDNGFLTPMQIKYNVILSSTRVVVEQAFGILKKKFRILKYIEVQRPYMPKLITMACMIIYNIIIVNEGSNTDEILEETNIIEFETLEETTLSGPRDAKAKRDALATLLSA, from the exons ATGATAAATCCTTGGTGGCCTCCGCACACAACAGAACGAATTggaatttcattggaaaaatcaTTACAAATAACGATTTGGACGCTGGGCAACAATTGCTCTTTTCGAGACGTCAGCGATCGTTTTGGTGTAGCAATTGGCCtagcatataaaatttttgttaaaataataaaaatgatctGCCGCTTAAAGGGAGATGttataatatttccaaaaactgCAGCTGAACAAAAGCAAATCAGTGAAGAATTTTCAATTCTGCGCTTCAATTCATTCCCCTTTGTTCTAGGGTGCGTTGATTTAACACACGTTCCAATTTCACAACCAATCAAAGATGAAATCAGTTATCGTAACCGAAAGGGAACATACTCAATCCTTGCtcaa GCTATTGTCGACAGTCGCATGAAAttcataaatgtatttattggTTGCCGTGGTGCATGCCATGACGCATCGGTATGGCAAATGAGTTCTATCAGGAAGGccataattaataaagaaattaatatttattccaATTACCATTTTTTTGGCGATGGAGGTTATCCGTTGGAAAAGTTTATTATGGTACCTTATCGTGATAACGGATTCTTAACACCAATGCAAATAAAGTATAATGTAATTCTAAGCTCAACTCGGGTTGTTGTGGAACAGGCATTTggcattttaaaaaagaaatttagaatactaaaatatattgaagttcAACGTCCATATAtgccaaaattaataacaatgGCGTGTATGATAATTTATAACATTATTATTGTAAATGAAGGCAGCAATACTGATGAAATATTAGAAGAAACAAACATCATCGAATTTGAAACGCTCGAAGAAACCACTTTATCAGGACCGAGAGATGCAAAAGCAAAGAGAGATGCATTGGCAACTTTATTATCAGCctag